In the Corynebacterium kroppenstedtii genome, one interval contains:
- a CDS encoding resuscitation-promoting factor Rpf1 domain-containing protein — protein sequence MASQYVKKRSAKDADYRTERLYPFMGHHSKNTNRISTDAKVALSGLAITASGIAVAPSASAAPDSDWDRLAQCESGGDWGTNTGNGFQGGLQFAPSTWSAYGGNEYAATANQATREQQITVGERVLAEQGWNAWPACSAQLGLSSGASQRDNAYAAGTQAAVQPAAAPADEAAAADDAAPAAQAPADDATDEAPTPQKAVTDLAATQSIASLDQIFDAIQAAFNKAGVPMPAVITDYYHAHHDELTAAYNQAIGAAVNGYAEATAQATKIYDAVEKNFHSSRSAA from the coding sequence GTGGCCAGCCAGTACGTCAAGAAGCGGTCCGCCAAGGACGCCGATTATCGCACAGAGAGGTTATACCCCTTCATGGGACATCACTCCAAGAACACCAACCGTATTTCTACCGACGCCAAGGTTGCCCTGTCAGGCTTGGCTATTACAGCTAGCGGCATTGCTGTCGCTCCATCAGCGTCGGCGGCACCAGATTCCGATTGGGATCGTTTGGCTCAGTGCGAGTCTGGTGGCGACTGGGGCACCAACACTGGCAACGGCTTCCAGGGCGGCCTGCAGTTCGCTCCTTCCACCTGGTCTGCATACGGTGGAAACGAGTACGCTGCTACCGCCAACCAAGCAACCCGTGAACAGCAGATCACGGTGGGCGAGCGCGTCCTCGCCGAACAGGGCTGGAACGCTTGGCCGGCATGCTCCGCGCAGCTCGGTTTGAGCAGTGGCGCTTCACAGCGTGATAACGCCTACGCCGCTGGTACCCAGGCAGCCGTTCAGCCTGCCGCGGCGCCTGCTGACGAGGCTGCAGCCGCCGATGACGCTGCCCCTGCAGCCCAGGCTCCTGCTGACGACGCGACCGACGAGGCTCCGACCCCGCAGAAGGCCGTGACGGACTTAGCCGCAACACAGAGCATCGCTAGCTTGGATCAGATCTTCGACGCTATCCAGGCAGCCTTCAATAAAGCTGGCGTCCCGATGCCCGCCGTGATCACGGATTACTACCACGCTCATCACGACGAGCTCACCGCTGCGTACAACCAGGCTATTGGTGCAGCTGTGAACGGTTATGCTGAAGCAACCGCCCAGGCCACAAAGATTTACGACGCCGTGGAAAAGAACTTCCACTCCTCACGCAGCGCTGCATAA
- a CDS encoding cold-shock protein gives MPIGRVKWFDPDKGFGFVTNPGDDDVFVGTQVLPDGVEELHQGQKIEYEFAAGRKGPQVLRITDIQETGRPRRRPTHKYKPDQLQSMIQDLMTLLEGHVQPSLQAGRYPGRKESRQVAEVLRAVARELDA, from the coding sequence ATGCCAATCGGAAGAGTCAAATGGTTTGATCCCGATAAGGGATTTGGGTTCGTCACCAACCCGGGCGATGACGACGTCTTTGTCGGCACCCAAGTATTGCCCGACGGTGTGGAGGAACTACACCAAGGGCAGAAAATAGAGTACGAGTTTGCTGCAGGCCGGAAAGGTCCGCAGGTGCTCAGGATTACGGATATTCAAGAGACCGGTCGGCCTCGGCGCCGCCCTACTCATAAGTACAAGCCCGATCAGTTACAAAGCATGATCCAGGACTTAATGACGCTATTAGAAGGGCATGTTCAGCCGAGCCTTCAAGCAGGCCGCTACCCAGGACGGAAAGAAAGCCGTCAAGTGGCCGAGGTTCTCCGCGCTGTGGCCCGAGAACTTGATGCCTAA